The segment CCCGTCTGCAGCATAAAACGCTGCATCCACCCCTTCGTAGAAGGGGAATAGAACCGACTACCCCGTCTGCAGCACAAAACGCTGCATCCACCCCTTCACAGAAGGGGAATTAAACCGACATTTAATATGATCTAATGCAATTACTTGAAAAAAATAATCTATTATGTTATAATTTTATTGTCTTTCAAGAGTTCTTATACTTAATGGGGTCGTGGCGCAGCTGGGAGCGCGCTACCATGGCACGGTAGAGGTCGTGGGTTCAAGTCCCATCGACTCCACCAAGATGAGGGAAGTTTTCCCTCTTTTTTTATATATGGATGGATCAATGAAAACTTCGAGGAGGGGGAAAGATGGAAGAGTATCTCACGTTCGATGATGTTTTATTGTTACCTCAATATAGTGAAGTAACGCCTAGCAGAGTTGATACCACCTCTCGTTTATTGGAAGGTATAAGTTTAAGAATACCTTTTCTTTCAGCTGCCATGGATACAGTTACAGAATCCGAAATGGCAAAAGCCATGGCAAGAGAGGGAGCTGTAGGGGTTATTCATAAGAACATGTCTATAGAACAACAGGTTCATGAGGTTTCAAAGGTAAAAAAAACAGAAAATGGTATAATCTACGATCCCATAACAATATCTCCTAATACTACGATTAAAGAGGCAGAAGACCTGATGAAAGATTATAGAATAGGAGGATTACCGGTTGTTGATGAAGATAACCGTTTGGTAGGAATACTCACAAATAGAGATATTAGATTCGAAAAAAACATGAGCAAGAAAGCCAAAGAGCTTATGACTAGCTATAAAAATTTAATCGTGGCAGGAACAAATATAACTTTGGATGAAGCAAAAGAGATACTTCATCAAAATAAAATTGAAAAGTTACCAATAGTCGATAACGAAAGACGACTGAAAGGTTTAATTACTATAAAAGATATTACTTCCGTTATTGAAAATCCTAATGCAACAAGGGATGATAAAGGACGATTGGTGGTAGGAGCCGCAGTTGGAGTTTCTGATGCGATAACACGAACTGAAGAGTTAGTTAAGGCGGGAGTCGATTTTGTCGTTTTAGATTCTGCTCACGGTCATTCAAAAAATATTATAGAAAACTTGGCAAAGATAAAGGAGAAATTTCCATATCTACATGTAATAGCAGGAAATATAGCTACTGAAGAAGCGGCAAGAGTTTTAATAGAAAATGGCGCAGATGCTTTAAAAGTTGGTATTGGACCAGGTTCAATATGCACAACCAGAGTAATTTCTGGTGTCGGTGTCCCACAACTCACAGCTATTATGAAAGTTTGTAAGGAAGCTAATAAATATAATATTCCTGTAATAGCTGATGGCGGGATTAGATATTCAGGGGATATTGTTAAGGCTTTGGCAGCTGGTGCATCGTCTGTTATGATGGGAAGTATTTTTGCAGGAACTGAAGAAGCACCAGGAGAAACGATTATATATCAAGGTAGAAAGTTTAAAACTTACAGAGGTATGGGTTCTATTGCTGCTATGGAGAAAGGTAGTAAAGATAGATATTTTCAAGATGAGATCCCTAACGAGAAACTTGTTCCAGAGGGTGTGGAAGCAATGGTTGCTTACAAAGGTGAGGTAAAAGATGTTATAATACAATTAGTTGGTGGAGTTAAAGCAGGAATGGGATACTTGGGAGCAAAAGATATTAACTCTTTGCAGGAAAAGGCTAAGTTTATAAAAATCACCCAAGCAAGTATCACCGAAAGTCATCCACACGATGTTAAAATTACTAGAGAAGCACCGAATTATTTCTTTTCATCCTGAAATAATAGATTATATTTAGATTATTATATATAGAGAGGAATTAAACATGAAGTTGAAAAATATTTTAGATTTTGATTATTCGGGTTTACAAAGTTACTTAATTAATGAAATTGGTATAGAGAAATATCGAACCGATCAAATCTGTAATTGGATTTATAAAAAAAGGGTATTTGATTTTGAAGAAATGACTAATTTATCTAAGCAAGATAGGTCTTTTCTTAAAGATAATTTTGTAATATCCATCCCTCAAATAATTAAAAAACAAGTTTCAAAGATTGATGGTACAACGAAATATCTTTTTGGGTTGGATGATGGAAATACTATTGAATCTGTTATAATTTATTACCCTTCAAGAACGATAGCTTGCATTTCTACGCAAGTTGGGTGCCCTTTAAGGTGTGAGTTCTGCTCTACTGGTCAAAATGGTTTCGTTAGAAATTTAACCACAGGAGAGATTGCAGGTCAACTTTTAGCAATGGAAAAGGATATAAATATAGATGTTAAAAATATTGTTTACATGGGAATGGGAGAACCTCTTTTGAACTTTGAAAATGTTTTAAATAGTATCGAGATTTTGAATCATCCAAAGATGAAAAAAATTGGAGCAAGGCATATAACTATTTCTACTGCCGGAATTCCTCATAGAATTGAAGAATTGGGAGATGTGGATAAAGAGTTTAGACTTTCTGTTTCCCTTCACGCCCCTTCAAACGTTCAAAGAGATAAGATAATGCCTATTAATCATAAATACCCTGTAGAACAGGTTATGCAAGCTTGTCGTATTTACCAAGAAAAAACAAACAAGAGAGTTACTTTTGAATATATATTGATTAAAGGATTTAACGATACAAGAGAAGACGCCTTGAAATTGGTTGAGTTGTTTGGAGATATGAAAGTAATGGTGAATCTAATCCCAGTTAATTCTAACCCCGCTAATTTTGAAAAACCTTCAAAAAAATTCATCGATAGGTTTCTTGATACCTTGATTAACAAAGGAATAGATGCAGTTGTTAGAGCAGAAAAAGGAAGCGACATATTAGCCGCATGTGGTCAGTTGAAAGGAAAGGTTAAAGAAGAAAATCTAAGGTGAAATTGATGGAGAAGCTTAAAAAGACCATAAAAAATTTAATATTTTTTATTTTAGGTATAATTTCATCAGGAATATTTGCTTATTTTTTTATGACTGCCTTTGTTAACAGTTCTGATATAGTAGAGGTTCCTTATTTAATTGGAGAAGACAAAGAAGTCGCTATTTCTTCTTTAAAAGAGTTAAATTTGATTCCTACAGTAGTAGGAAATGGTGAAACGGTTTTGTATACTGATCCGCAACCGGGTATAAAAGTTAAAGAAGGTCATCACGTTATAGTTCAACTCAGAGATATGGATTCATTAAAGATACCAGATCTTTTAGGGGTTCCTTCTGGCGTTGCAGAACAATTCTTAAAGCAATATGGTATAAATTATGAAGTAAGAAATCAATTGACTAACAAACCAGAAGAAAACGATATTGTTTTAAGTATATCTCCAAAACCAGGAAGTACATACAGAGGTGAGAAAGTGTTAATTTTTATTGGAAAATACGAAGGAGTCAATAGATGAATTGGAAAAAGGCCATAGTACTTAGATTTCATTCGGATATGGTCACGGTACAAGATTTAAAGAGCAATCAAAAGATTAATTGTTATCTTCCTGGTAAATTTAAATTACAGAAAATAAGACCTATAGTGGGGGATTACGTAGAATATTCTGTAGATAAAAAGAGTGATTATGGAAGAATTGAAAATATTCTTAAAAGAAAGAACGAATTGTATAGGCCAAAAGTTGCTAATCTTGACCAATTAGTTTTGGTAACAACTATTAAAAATCCTCAAGTTGATTTGCTAATTGTCGATAAGATTCTTGCACTTGCTGAAAAAGAAAGGCTAGATGTTCTAATAGTTTTAAACAAGATAGATCTATTGAAAGACTATTTAGATAAAGAAAAAATGAAAAGATTTATAAACATATATAGTAAAATCTACCCAGTAGTAACAACATCTAAATTAACTAAAGAAAACATCGATACTTTAGAAAAGTACCTAAAAGATAAAGTTTCTACGTTTGCTGGACTTTCTGGAGTAGGGAAATCAAGTTTGTTGAACACCCTTGATCCTAATTTAAACCTTCGTGAGGGAGAAATTTCTGAAAAGTTAGGCAGAGGAAAACACACAACTACCTACGCTGAACTTTTATATTTTAATTTCGGTGGGTTTATAGTAGATACTCCAGGTTTTTCAAATTTAGAGTTAAAAGGAATTAAAAAAGATGAATTAAAGTTTTATTTTAAAGAGTTCCAAGAATATTATGGATTTTGTAACTATTCCAATTGTTCACATATAGTAGAACCCGGCTGTGCTGTTAAAGAAGCTTTAAAAAACAATTTAATTTCAGAAAGTCGATATGAGAATTATTGTAATATATACAGAGAGTTAGAAAAAGATAAATGATTGTGAGGTGGAACATTTGACAAAAATATATCCTTCGATATTAGCCGCAGATTTTTTAAACCTAGAAGAAGAGATAAATAAAGTTTCTAAAGAAGCCGATGGCATTCACCTTGATATTATGGATGGAA is part of the Petrotoga sp. 9PW.55.5.1 genome and harbors:
- the rlmN gene encoding 23S rRNA (adenine(2503)-C(2))-methyltransferase RlmN, which produces MKNILDFDYSGLQSYLINEIGIEKYRTDQICNWIYKKRVFDFEEMTNLSKQDRSFLKDNFVISIPQIIKKQVSKIDGTTKYLFGLDDGNTIESVIIYYPSRTIACISTQVGCPLRCEFCSTGQNGFVRNLTTGEIAGQLLAMEKDINIDVKNIVYMGMGEPLLNFENVLNSIEILNHPKMKKIGARHITISTAGIPHRIEELGDVDKEFRLSVSLHAPSNVQRDKIMPINHKYPVEQVMQACRIYQEKTNKRVTFEYILIKGFNDTREDALKLVELFGDMKVMVNLIPVNSNPANFEKPSKKFIDRFLDTLINKGIDAVVRAEKGSDILAACGQLKGKVKEENLR
- the rsgA gene encoding ribosome small subunit-dependent GTPase A translates to MNWKKAIVLRFHSDMVTVQDLKSNQKINCYLPGKFKLQKIRPIVGDYVEYSVDKKSDYGRIENILKRKNELYRPKVANLDQLVLVTTIKNPQVDLLIVDKILALAEKERLDVLIVLNKIDLLKDYLDKEKMKRFINIYSKIYPVVTTSKLTKENIDTLEKYLKDKVSTFAGLSGVGKSSLLNTLDPNLNLREGEISEKLGRGKHTTTYAELLYFNFGGFIVDTPGFSNLELKGIKKDELKFYFKEFQEYYGFCNYSNCSHIVEPGCAVKEALKNNLISESRYENYCNIYRELEKDK
- a CDS encoding PASTA domain-containing protein, which gives rise to MEKLKKTIKNLIFFILGIISSGIFAYFFMTAFVNSSDIVEVPYLIGEDKEVAISSLKELNLIPTVVGNGETVLYTDPQPGIKVKEGHHVIVQLRDMDSLKIPDLLGVPSGVAEQFLKQYGINYEVRNQLTNKPEENDIVLSISPKPGSTYRGEKVLIFIGKYEGVNR
- the guaB gene encoding IMP dehydrogenase translates to MEEYLTFDDVLLLPQYSEVTPSRVDTTSRLLEGISLRIPFLSAAMDTVTESEMAKAMAREGAVGVIHKNMSIEQQVHEVSKVKKTENGIIYDPITISPNTTIKEAEDLMKDYRIGGLPVVDEDNRLVGILTNRDIRFEKNMSKKAKELMTSYKNLIVAGTNITLDEAKEILHQNKIEKLPIVDNERRLKGLITIKDITSVIENPNATRDDKGRLVVGAAVGVSDAITRTEELVKAGVDFVVLDSAHGHSKNIIENLAKIKEKFPYLHVIAGNIATEEAARVLIENGADALKVGIGPGSICTTRVISGVGVPQLTAIMKVCKEANKYNIPVIADGGIRYSGDIVKALAAGASSVMMGSIFAGTEEAPGETIIYQGRKFKTYRGMGSIAAMEKGSKDRYFQDEIPNEKLVPEGVEAMVAYKGEVKDVIIQLVGGVKAGMGYLGAKDINSLQEKAKFIKITQASITESHPHDVKITREAPNYFFSS